The following coding sequences lie in one Sciurus carolinensis unplaced genomic scaffold, mSciCar1.2, whole genome shotgun sequence genomic window:
- the LOC124975616 gene encoding olfactory receptor 14K1-like: MAQHEPDMCPPSFSLQQVHSMVAMANHTVGIESYLLAFSETKELQVAEGFLFLLIYLVALVGNLLIITLVTMDQCLHTPMYFFLRNLSLLDVCLVSVTVPNFILNSLCHRSTISFPGCVSEVLLVIQFAEAELFTLTAMSYDRYVAICCPLHYDITMNRGSRGSVCRWYLLLHVTIDVSVVTGVMYALFCIVSNGFSYVYIFKTVTRMPSSQGRSRAFSTCIPHLMVVTTFFVTGVTACLKPVPESPHPVDFLVSILYSVMPPSLNPKMYSLRNKDVKVSLRKILWKLPHYKF, translated from the exons ATGGCTCAGCATGAACCTGACATGTGTCCACCATCCTTTTCCCTGCAGCAGGTCCACAGCATGGTGGCCATGGCCAACCACACGGTGGGGATTGAGTCCTACCTCTTGGCATTCTCTGAAACCAAGGAGCTCCAGGTTGCAGAGGGCTTCCTGTTCTTGCTGATTTACCTGGTGGCACTGGTGGGGAACCTTCTCATCATCACCCTGGTCACCATGGACCAGTgtctccacacccccatgtacttcttcctaaGGAACTTGTCCCTCCTTGATGTTTGCCTTGTCTCAGTCACTGTCCCAAACTTCATTCTGAACTCCTTGTGCCACAGAAGCACCATCTCTTTCCCAGGGTGTGTCTCAGAGGTCCTGTTGGTAATTCAATTTGCTGAAGCTGAGCTTTTCACCCTTACAGCCAtgtcctatgaccgctatgtAGCCATCTGCTGCCCTCTGCACTATGATATCACCATGAACAGGGGGTCTAGGGGGTCTGTGTGCAGATGGTACCTCCTG TTGCATGTCACCATTGATGTGAGTGTGGTCACTGGAGTCATGTATGCACTTTTCTGCATTGTGTCTAATGGATtttcatatgtatacatttttaaaactgtcacAAGAATGCCATCATCACAAGGGAGGTCAagagccttctccacctgcatcCCTCATCTCATGGTGGTGACCACGTTTTTTGTGACTGGTGTCACTGCCTGTTTGAAGCCAGTGCCTGAATCCCCACATCCTGTGGACTTTCTGGTGTCTATTCTCTATTCTGTGATGCCTCCATCTTTGAACCCTAAAATGTACAGTCTGAGGAACAAAGATGTCAAAGTTTCTCTGCGGAAGATTCTATGGAAACTACCTCATTATAAGTTTTAA